The sequence below is a genomic window from Harmonia axyridis chromosome 1, icHarAxyr1.1, whole genome shotgun sequence.
AGTTCAGGTTTAAGACCACTCTAGGAGATGGTTTGCTAGCAATCGGTAAAGGATTCACCTACTATATTCTAGAATTATCGAAAGGACGTCTTAACCTACACTCCAGTCTGCTCAACAAATGGGAAGGTGCTTTTGTTGGTTCCAATCTGAACAATAGTGAATGGCAAAGAGTCTTTGTTGCTATAAATTCGACTCATCTGGTACTTTCGGCCAATGATGAACAAACCATCAATGtgattaatttcaacgaaaatctCAACAGTTCTTCCACAACTTTCCCGATAACTTATATCGGAGGTATTCCTAATAATTTGAGGAAGCTAACTCACAGTCAGCCATTTTTGGTTGGCTGCATTGAAGATGTTTTAATAAATGGCGAATGGATACTTCCTGAAGAGGATAATGTTAACATTTCATTTATGGAGGTGGACAAAGGTTGCCAGAGAACTCCGCAGTGTAACCCGAATCCTTGTAAATCAGGTGGACATTGTACAGACAAATGGAGGGAGTTTAGTTGTACATGTGAGAGACCATATCTAGGAAACACCTGTCAGTACAGTAAGTATTTGTTTTATGTTGTGAAGTTTCATTCTTTAAATGGTTAGTTTATTTCTCTTTATCAAGAATTGTGATTCAAAAGTCAGGTTAGTTACACTATTTACAATTGGCAACACTTCTGCTGGGTGCGTTTGTAAAGAATACATTTTAATGCGCCCTacgaattttcaatttgattctATTGTGTTGTTTTTAGATTTCACTGCTGCCACCTTTGGATATGAAAACATTACTGATTCTCTGGTAACTGTAGCAGTATCAGATTATGCAAGAAGGGCTGTAAGATCAGTAGTGGACATAAGCATGTTTATAAAGACAAGACAACCCAAGGGACAGATATTCTATTTGGGTTCTGGAATGGGTTCATCTAACTCAATTGATGACACTTACATTGCTGCCCAACTTGAAGGTGGGGAACTAATGGTCAGCATTCAGTTCAATGGTACTTCCGAATCGTATACTGTTGGTGGAGTACACTTAGATAATGGTTACAATCATTTGATTGAGGTTAGTTGGGTAGTTGAAAATATGTTTTGAGTTATAACTGTATATTTATGTTTTAGGTTGTTAGGAATATTACATTAGTACAAGTTAAGTTGAACGGTACTGAGTATTTCAGAAAAACCCTTCCAGCTACTGCCACCTTAGACGCGCAAGTTTTGTTCTTAGGTGGTCAGCCTCAAGTGAGATCCATAAGACAGGCAGAGAGTCTCGCCACTTTACAAAAACCAGATATAATAACTTCACCGTCGGCTGCTACAATAGCAGCTTTGAGCAGTGTGCATTTCAAAGGAATCATACAGGATGTGCAAGTAAGCAAATTGGTCACTATTTGTACCTCTAGTTATAATTTTTCTGACTTGTTTTCGTTTTAGATTAGCAATGGGTCTTCTATTATGGTGGTTGAATTCTTTCCACTGAAAGTGGAGGATCTTAACATACCTCAATCTTTTGGTATGGTAAATTTCAGTAAAGAATTAGTGAAGGAAGGCATTTTAACTGATGATATGTGTAGGAGTAAGCCTTGTTTGCATGATGGTAGATGTGAAGTTACTTGGAATGACTATCAGTAAGTGAAATATCTAATCATATATATTTCAGTTGTTGATTAAATTTAACCACAGATTTCtcttattgaatgaaatacttTTTTATGTAAAGTTAGTTCCTCTTCATTAGCATTTTATGATTGAGTTAtgtaattttataatttctagGTGCCATTGTGCAAGAGGCTTCAAGGGCAAAAATTGTAACGAATTGAAATTCTGCGAAATTGAAACTTGTCCGAAGGGTTCAGATTGTAAAAATTTGGAAGACGGCTTCGAATGTATCGCTAATGCTTCATTTGATGCTACCTCTAAACCCCTAAGATACAGTTTAACGATTTTACCAAACTCAACAAAATCGGTTGATCAAATGCAGATAACCTATAGAACTAGGTCTTGGGGAACTGTTTTCTTTGCAAAGAGCAAGGAAGATTACTTTATTGTGTTTGTATATCACAACGATATAGTAGTTGAGTGGAATTTGGAAGGAGTTATGGATAGTAGGAAGTTCAAAAAAGACAACTTTGAGGGACAGTGGTTGACTCTACTGTTGAAGTTTAAGGATTCAACATTCAAAGGAGGCTTCCTGGAGAATGTTAATGATGAAAATCCAAACTTTGAAGtacaaaatttcagttcaaGTGCTCTTGTTCAGTTGCTAACCAAGGGTGAAATATTTATTGCTGGCAGTGATGAGAAAACATTTGATTATCAACAAGTGATTGACGAAGCAGACAATATGACAGGTTACATTCCTGTTGACAGTACGACAGAAATATTTAGTACGAATTCTTTGGAGAGTTTCGATGTCAGTAAAGATGAAGTTACCTTATACAAAGTGGATAAAAATAAGAAGACTGATAAATTCAAGGTATGTGGTTttacttttcaataaatttcaatatcttttcgaGTAGGTCCAACCTATATTGAGCAGAATGCATTTCTCATTGTGTTTATGTAGGAAACTCCTCTTAAATGGCAAAACCAATTTCTATCACTTTTGAGTACTCAATATAACTCAATATAACTCAATATAAGTTTGAAATTTAAAGTTAAGCTATTCTGCTTTCTATTTTTACAGGGTTGTCTAGGAGAGATCCGTATAGGAGGTTTACTATTACCTTTCTTCACCAATAAAGAGCTAAAATCTAACAATCATTATTCTCAAGAGTTTTACGAGCTCATTTCTGAGACCAAACCAGAAATAGACTGCACTTTATGTTACAACTCGGACTGCTTTAATCAGGGTCAGTGTATCAGTCCAACAGAAACATACAAATGTGATTGTCCAGCTGGTTATGCCGCAGATGATTGCTCTATTGATATTAACGAATGTTTGAATAATCAGTGTCAAAATAACGCAAAATGTGTGGATTTGGTAGCCAAGTATAGGTGCGATTGCCAAGTAGGATATGAAGGAGAGCAGTAAGTGTTGAATTAATTTCAGCATAATTCATATTGGTACTAATACTTCACTTTTGAATTCTAGTTGCGAAATAGATATTGACGAATGTCTTAGCAATCCTTGTCGACATGGAGGCAGTTGTATTGATTTAATAGGAACTTTCAAATGTAATTGCCCTGAAGATTTTGTTGGGAAACAATGTGAAGCCCCTCTACTCATTACATGTGATAATAAACCATGCAAGGATGGTGCTACTTGTCAGACTGGAACAAGTAAGTACTAACAGATTTGCAcattatttttcacaatttgaatatttatatttgaaaaatattgtaataCAAAACTTTTTTCAGACAAAATAACTGGTAACAATTTCACATGTATATGTACAGAGGGTATGGAAGGACCCTTGTGTGACACCCCATTCTGTCAGTTGAAAGACTGTGAAAATGAGGGAGAATGCAACACAGAGAAAGAAGTACCTTTTTGTAATTGCAAAGAAGGATTTGATGGCAAATATTGCGAGAACAATATAAACGATTGTGTTTTGCCTTCAGGAGAAAGCCCATGTCAGAACGGAGGTGTTTGTATTGATGGGATAAATCAGTACAAATGTAACTGTACAGGTACAGGTAAGGACAGGAAGTGTTGTCCAATTCAATTGCCCTAGATTAATTTCAAACTTTGATTGAATTAGTTTTATAACttgaatatatttaataatGGTGTTTTTAATTGTTGCTTATTATCCTTTAATgtttttatggatgaatatcatattattcatttttaaccTTTGTTCATAaagtattatttattcattattgttGAAGGAGTAAGAAGATTTTTTGATGAACATCAATTTCTATAATTTGCCACTTGTCCTGGTCACTTTAACCATATTCCCCTACTTTTTTaataatcattattaaaattaatgcgttattttgttttggttcAACTTTTGGTATTACTTGATTACCTTAGTGTGAAATCACTTTCAAATTGCTCTGCTAATACAGTTTATTTTTTGGTACTGTATCTGAATCTGAAAATGGAATGAAAAGTCATGATAGTCCAGAATTTTTTTGAGAgctgtatgaaaaatatagggaaattcagaaaagcactgacatgaagtcaggaATGCTTGTGGCTTGGTATACTTGTTCaaatttcttgtaatttttcacgaaattatccTCATAGATCCTCAAACTCAATTAACTTGCAAAGTGACAAGCTATGGAAACGTTGAATGGTGAGATTCTGCCAACACAATATATTCATCACTTTttagaaatttatttttgaagaaacgAAAAAGCAACTGATGCCATCTTTaaagagaaaaatataatatatgtttAATTTTTCCCATTTCGATCTACGCCATTGTAATGTATGGACATAAAATCATTAAAGAAGAACATTATGattctaaattttatttatgtcgcatgaaaactattttttttattgaaattcacagttttttttgatcaatattttttgctgcTTGTTCTTGCCATGAACTGGATATACCATGAAAATTCTGCCCTTTTTACATCTTCTTGCATATGGGCACTTTTTTcactcaaaaaaattgaaacattcaaAACATATCAATCCGTTTTCTGAAAGATATTCTGTAGTTCAAGGTGTTATATTAGAAAGACGTGATTTTTTCTTAGTGAAATAACATGCCTGAATTTTTGATTACTCATTTTATCGATGGACTTACAcacacaatttcaatgaaatctgaCGGGTATAGTTACTATGGTAGGGGTACCGATTATTAATGTATCAACCGATAATAAAATAGTAGGATCTCACCACTGGTGACTGAAAACAGATCGTGCCCATTAACAAACGTAAACGAAATATTTGAACATTTAACCTACCTTGAACATTTCAAGTTTATTCTGTTTGTTTCTCGGCTAAAAATGCGGAAATTAGGGACAATTAGCAAAATCGCCTGGATCATGGGCTCAAACAATGATTTTGCTGTTTGGGAGatggaaatgaatgaaaaaataaatgaatgaataaataaatgaatgaataaataaatgaatgaatgtatAGTCTTTTAAAAATACTAACTGcataatgaaaattcagttttaaaaCGCTTTACTAAAGTCAGgacattcagaattattttcttttacaaATCATCACGAAAAtacaaatctgaaattttttattatttcattgtagATGAACAATATTTACCATAGTGGTCAGAGTTGACTCTCTAAATCTTCTTtaacaaaattcaattctttGTAATCAAACtataactataatttttttattagctAAAGTCTTATTTAGCTTTTTCCGCCGACATTTACTATTCAATTGTActacattttattattcaattaagTTTTAATTGAAACTTTTTCTATTTCACTATTACTTCTTGAatattattcacaaaaaaaattatactcaatcaTTTTTGCTATAGTACCTATACAAGCTTAACACCAAGATAACTATACAAAAAACTTCAACTTCTATAAGTACAATGAATATGAGCAATATAACACACCAAAACATGTTGATAGATTGatagaaaaaattatcaaattcttCTTCAAATGGTCTTAATAGTAAAAATATTGTTCTAGGATTCAGAGGACCCCAGTGTGAAACTGACATTGATGAGTGTGAAGACCCACTAGCCTGTGGGAAGGGAATGTGCCATAATATCcctggaaatttcaaatgtacaTGCCTTGATCCTATTGGAAAATGTGGTCATGGGTGTATCTTGGACGATCCATGTTTTGGTGTCAACCCCTGTGTCCATGGAGATTGCACATCAGATTGCAGCGACAAACCTGCATACAAATGTCGATGTAGAGATAGCTATATTGGTGTTAATTGTACAGAATATCAGGTGAGCCTACTTCTCGCTTTTTTTAATAGGTGTGAAGTcaacagtatttttttttaatttatttattattattatttatttatttattttattatagtaTGGAACTAATTTCAATGAAACTGATAAAGGGTGATTTTCTTATTTTATCATAATCACAATTAAAGAATTTCAAACTATACTTGATGAAAAATCTAAGCTCATTTGggtaattattaataaaaaataaataaaaacacaaaatgaaaatagaatTATGGTTTGAAATGAATTTGGTGCGAAGAAATATGAACAACTCGAAATTGGTCCAAATAAAATGAATTACTGCTTACCTTTTATACTTTCTACTGTTTCATAACTCTTTGAAGTCGTCCTTGCAAGGAAGGAATGAAATGGAAGCTAGCAGGTTCCATTACTCACCttcttgttatattttatctCTATTATGCTTTTGTTTGAATTGACTATTGTTTTTTTACTTCCTTGTATGAGAGTTATTGTTGTCTAAATTATCATTCTCTAACGAGGTGCAAAATATGAGATAACATGTTATTGATACTGATTAGTTTTCGTTCTTTCTTAACAAGATTCTTTTCAATCATGTATTTAGTGTATTGTAATTGATTTTGACCTTTTCTTACAGCTTGCTGCCAGTGCTGGTGATGGTGGTTTTAACATACTGTATGTGGCTGTACCTTTAGTACTAATTGTATTTATTGGTCTTGCCATTGGATTGGTAATATTGGTAAATGTAGCTAGAAGTAAAAGAGCAACTAGAGGGACATACAGTCCAAGTGCCCAAGAATTTTGCAATCCTCGAGTGGAATTGGACCATGTTTTGAAGCCCCCACCTGAGGAAAGACTTATATAATGACAGCATAAAGGAATTTTTACCAACATGATTCATACGTAATGTATTTATAATTCCTGGTTTTCAGTGAGAATACGCAATAATTGCATTTATCGGTTTCTCTATTCATCTAGGAAgtggatgaaatattataaagttattttcaatttgaaatttcaaattgaaaataattgttattttttattatatagtAACCTAGACTTTTTACGTTGGACAAAATGTACTTAAtccatttttggaattttttatctTCATCTCTGATACTGAATGAAGTGATTTTTCAGTATTGTTAGGAACATCATAGTATTTATCTCATATTTTTGCTCATTTAATTaagtaataattttttgatcTTTTAATATTCTTCTTATTGAAGCAATAATATGCCAGACAAAAGAATTTGATGCTCACCAAAAATAATGGAATTGTTAATCAAATATCCTTGTAGTTGGATTGAACACTTTAGTATTGCAATTATTCAGTTATAATTGATGATGATCTttatcgaacaatttaatttatttcttattgtatATAGACAgtgatattaatatttttttttaagcctAATTTGAATTATaggtacttttttttttatttttagttgcGTAAAAGTCATTGGACTTTTAACCAGACCAATTTATATTGTTGACTATTGTCccattttttaaaatgaatgtGATAAATCTATTGATTATGACCATAAGATTTTGCACTTGAAGATGCTTcccataaaataaaaatataaaatataataatattacaCCAAagctgtatatatatttttataattaacAATTGAAAACTTTTATATTATAAGACAAgtgtatttatttattcgatTGAAGTGACAGAAATAAAAAGATTCTAGAATgtattttatttcttcttcattctgAAACTGCTTGATCATACTTAACCTTGTATAAATTCAAAATCCTCTGGATGTCTTGAGCCCACATTGTTTTATATTTCTCGTGAAGTTTCCAGCAGTTTGTTTTGTGATTTTCGATTGTTTCAACGACCTTTTCGtacatgttgaaattctttttgATTGATTCCTACAACGTTTGTGAGTATAAATGTGATAACAATACAAAAAGCTTTTGTAGTCAATAAACATATACAGTTGAGAGAATCGAGAGTTGACTATCTAAAACGTTCAgatgtattttcaaaatttttgatcaCTAAAGTGGTACCAATGCCCTCCTTACTAACGAGGAGTTTTAGTGTCACATGCCACTTAATTTCTTTGAACAActctattttttcttttcgttttaattgtgttttacaatttatacaaatgataaaaatattgatattatattgtgtatcaaaaatgttacaaaaaTGACTTAATTAAGGTGAATAAGTGCATTTGAGTGATAAGTAGCATTAAAAAAAAGACAAAATCAATCAAAAGTAAAAGTGATGTGACAGTTTTTTTGGATCTTGTGACACATATACAGAGAAACTCATATTTAAGTGTGCGCAGTGTAGGGTATATTCGAAAAAGGTTAAATTTCCATTGGAACAACCCAATCCGAATATTCATACTAAAATTATGAATCTAAgaaaccaaaaatatttttgtccCAGAAGGGATCACAAAGCATCCTTTATTTATGACAGACTCAGAATGGGCACCAAAATTGTTACCTACCTCTATATCAAGATGATCAGAACTTTCTAGAGAACTCGTGCTTTGGGCAACATTTGAATATGAAATCAAACATTCTGTAGGTATTGGAGCTGTCTTTTTATACTCTTGAAGTTTTCTTTTCAAATCTGAATATCGAAACATTGtattaataattcaattgatATCTGTTCTAGTAAGATTTtaaattctcaaaattatttAATGCTATATTTACCAATTTCGAAATCTGTTTGGCACATCCTGCTTCCACAGCAATCATCCACAGATAATATCTGTTGAAGAGCTTCTATTCTTTCACATAATTTGTCCTGCAATTCTCTACTAAGAGCAAGAAGTGTAGAACTACCTCTTATGCAGGAAAGAATTTTTTCCATATCGAGAAAAATAGCTTCAGTTTTAATGCAGTGGTGTTTTATTGATTCCTAGAATATCATAAAAAGCTGGAAATAATTTGGAATAGATATGTTTTTGATATAAAAAGTAGTTAGATatgcgaaaatgaaaaaaaattagagggGGCACCCGGGTTTGAACCGGGGACCTCTCGATCTGCAGTCGAATGCTCTACCACTGAGCTATACCCCCATTTGGCATTTTGATGGAAAATTgagtaaaaaatttcatatttttgcctataatttatgaaataatgcactgaccgcacaactgcaagcattttcgtaatctacatagtcgaatcaatcaataaaattacacaatattcccatgaaagaacttttatttttcaaaaaattttaaagggtcaggtatagaaaattttacgaaaatttttggacaaaaaatttttcaggtgagatcgaaattcggctaatcagagatcgtaaattatggtatCGCTccccgattcttcgtagaactcccggttttgggggaatttgaactcgaaatttgggaaaaaattgaatttgcctctaaaaatcgttatatctcctgaattattcgtcacagatccctcaaataaaaacgttttcaaacttcaagttccgctcaaaaacaaagtggagtttcaagtgcgtagcccatggccagaagaagtggcagcttcgggaaaattatcaattttttctttgaaagtttcatatttttgcctataatttatgaaataatgtactgaccgcacaactgcaagcattttcgtaatttacatagtcgaatcaatcaataaaatgacacaatatcacatgaaagaacttttatttttcaaaaaatttttaagggtcaggtatagaaaattttacgaaaatttttggacaaaaaatttttcaggtgagatcgaaattcggctaatcagagatcgtaaattatggcatcgctccccgattcttcgtagaactcccggttttgggggaatttgaactcgaaatttgggaaaaaattgaatttgcctctaaaaatcgttatatctcctgaattattcgtcacagatccctcaaataaaaacgttttcaaacttcaagttccgctcaaaaacaaagtggagtttcaagtgcgtagcccatggccagaagaagtggcagcttcgggaaaattatcaattttttctttgaaagtttcatatttttgcctataatttatgaaataatgtactgaccgcacaactgcaagcattttcgtaatttacatagtcgaatcaatcaataaaatgacacaatatcacatgaaagaacttttatttttcaaaaaatttttaagggtcaggtatagaaaattttacgaaaatttttggagaaaaaattcttcaggtgagatcgaaattcggctaatcagagatcgtcaataatggcatcgctcaccgattcttcgtagagctcccggttttgggggaatatgaactcgaaatttgggaaaaaattgaatttgcctctaaaaatcgttatatctcctgaattattcgtcacagatccctcaaataaaaacgttttcaaacttcaagttccgctctaaaacatagtggagtttcaagtgcgtagcccatggcc
It includes:
- the LOC123689002 gene encoding protein crumbs isoform X3; amino-acid sequence: MKMISSYIFQLITILVFFLVKNAHGIVPYFGPSDQPEAYFNGSSYVRLQTTISLKKQTGISFRTCVGGNLFSQQQNDEIFELVVKKEGMIFFARTSGKTFEERIAGNYTNNRWHTVYLQYTLGNLTITIDDKIWLLANSSYNHEVLTSPGLYNEGAAVLLIGKQFNGCIQEGPSIVFNKDIISSSHNVIFEPCPLTDFSCTPSDQPQGIDICLNKPCFNQGTCINDKTGYTCTCHPRYTGKNCEIDMGDPCEKIPPLCKNNGKCESSTYGEYMCTCPPNYTGEHCENKIVINPQCEPPNNPCLNGGVCSVIDGTNQVICTCKPGFKGTFCDINLDECFSSPCKNGGICVDGFNNYTCNCAHTGYTGRLCDKDVNECLNNPCHNNGLCFNNYGSYLCQCVPGYGGQNCEYNINECQSQPCYNRGICVDKPGGYECRCPMGFQGNNCELDMRSEYCTPQSCLPYGECRSNSNLGSSCYCKHDHPGIYPNCTVDPVCVPNPCRNGGICTGNRLGDRSSFNCSCLPGFIGRLCQVNVDECSSSPCLNGGQCIDKINSYACNCTPDWMGSRCEKPYDACELKPCQNNGTCVLGASKHNFACNCSFGFEGERCEVNIDDCKEVQCAPGKVCVDLVNAFECRCPPGYGGDNCTIDLDPCAREPCSNNGICTVDPITPHHFKCSCPPGYMGEYCDQDIDECTQGKYLCNNGICVNTEGGFQCYCKPGFTGERCNLDFDECLSMPCQNNATCLNKINKYECVCPPGYTGKDCSVNINECDSNPCTMGSTCVDLINAYRCDCQPGLTGINCEINTDDCESSPCLHNSICIDKLNNYTCDCTDTGYEGRHCETNIDDCLSNPCVNDAKCVDLVKGYRCMCHSGYTGTNCEEDINECESNPCQFDGTCLERSNISLYHSLTGTNFDGMVPEIFRGEFNYNSAAGYECVCIAGITGKNCEIDIDECQSSPCVHGKCENLINSYSCTCNDGFEGERCDIDINECEKFHPCVNGVCIDKRADYYCSCEQNYGGKNCSVELVGCTNNPCMNNGTCKPFLYNETEHKFNCSCDNGFYGPTCEKVTTMSLSKNSQIMVNTSREEGYDIQFRFKTTLGDGLLAIGKGFTYYILELSKGRLNLHSSLLNKWEGAFVGSNLNNSEWQRVFVAINSTHLVLSANDEQTINVINFNENLNSSSTTFPITYIGGIPNNLRKLTHSQPFLVGCIEDVLINGEWILPEEDNVNISFMEVDKGCQRTPQCNPNPCKSGGHCTDKWREFSCTCERPYLGNTCQYNFTAATFGYENITDSLVTVAVSDYARRAVRSVVDISMFIKTRQPKGQIFYLGSGMGSSNSIDDTYIAAQLEGGELMVSIQFNGTSESYTVGGVHLDNGYNHLIEVVRNITLVQVKLNGTEYFRKTLPATATLDAQVLFLGGQPQVRSIRQAESLATLQKPDIITSPSAATIAALSSVHFKGIIQDVQISNGSSIMVVEFFPLKVEDLNIPQSFGMVNFSKELVKEGILTDDMCRSKPCLHDGRCEVTWNDYQCHCARGFKGKNCNELKFCEIETCPKGSDCKNLEDGFECIANASFDATSKPLRYSLTILPNSTKSVDQMQITYRTRSWGTVFFAKSKEDYFIVFVYHNDIVVEWNLEGVMDSRKFKKDNFEGQWLTLLLKFKDSTFKGGFLENVNDENPNFEVQNFSSSALVQLLTKGEIFIAGSDEKTFDYQQVIDEADNMTGYIPVDSTTEIFSTNSLESFDVSKDEVTLYKVDKNKKTDKFKGCLGEIRIGGLLLPFFTNKELKSNNHYSQEFYELISETKPEIDCTLCYNSDCFNQGQCISPTETYKCDCPAGYAADDCSIDINECLNNQCQNNAKCVDLVAKYRCDCQVGYEGEHCEIDIDECLSNPCRHGGSCIDLIGTFKCNCPEDFVGKQCEAPLLITCDNKPCKDGATCQTGTNKITGNNFTCICTEGMEGPLCDTPFCQLKDCENEGECNTEKEVPFCNCKEGFDGKYCENNINDCVLPSGESPCQNGGVCIDGINQYKCNCTGTGFRGPQCETDIDECEDPLACGKGMCHNIPGNFKCTCLDPIGKCGHGCILDDPCFGVNPCVHGDCTSDCSDKPAYKCRCRDSYIGVNCTEYQLAASAGDGGFNILYVAVPLVLIVFIGLAIGLVILVNVARSKRATRGTYSPSAQEFCNPRVELDHVLKPPPEERLI